The stretch of DNA CATGCATATATCCCGTACTTGCGCCGCAACCACTCAAAGAAGAATACCTGCTCACAGGTGAACTTGAGGTCACCAACGAGGCATATGCGGTGGCAAAGATCGCTGGAATACGGATGTGCAAGCATTACAACCAGCAGTATGGGACGAACTTCATCTCGGTCATGCCAACCAATCTTTATGGACCCAATGACAACTATGACCTTGAAACATCTCATGTAATGGCAGCGCTCATACGCAAGTTTCATGAGGCAAAGCTGAACAATGAACCGCAGGTCGTAGTGTGGGGCACTGGAGCACCCAGGCGGGAATTTCTGTATGTGGATGATATGGCGGATGCCTGCGTGTACCTGATGGAGAACTATGATGCCTCAGATATTGGGGAATTTGTCAATATCGGAGTCGGAGAGGATATCACGATTCGGGAACTGGCTGAATTGATGGGGGAGATCGTGGGATATGAGGGGAATATCGTGTACGACACC from Methanosarcinales archaeon encodes:
- a CDS encoding GDP-L-fucose synthase, with protein sequence MNPQSKIYLPGHRGMAGSAIKRNLETRGYQKLITRTHSELDLTNQEAVNNFFETERPEYVFLAAAKVGGILANSTYPAEFIYENIMIEANVIHAAYTNGVKKLLFLGSSCIYPVLAPQPLKEEYLLTGELEVTNEAYAVAKIAGIRMCKHYNQQYGTNFISVMPTNLYGPNDNYDLETSHVMAALIRKFHEAKLNNEPQVVVWGTGAPRREFLYVDDMADACVYLMENYDASDIGEFVNIGVGEDITIRELAELMGEIVGYEGNIVYDTTKPDGTPQKLLNVSRLRELGWNARISLRDGIKQACEWYVSNN